ATTGTCACAGCCTTCGCAAAGGCCGTATTGTCCGACGCGCATCCGCTCCAGCGCGTTTTCAATACTGGCCAATTCGCGGCTTTCGACTTCCGCCAGCTGGGAATTCAGCTCGTGATGGGCCGAATCCAAGGCCTGGTCGATCGTATCGCCCGCCGTTTGTTCGCGGAGTTCCATGAGGCCGCTGAGATCGCCCGCCAGCG
This region of Planctomycetia bacterium genomic DNA includes:
- a CDS encoding TraR/DksA family transcriptional regulator, whose product is LAGDLSGLMELREQTAGDTIDQALDSAHHELNSQLAEVESRELASIENALERMRVGQYGLCEGCDNKIPFARLSALPYATLCIECQRVAERDGTAPGMEFMDWGRLVDGGGSTGGDDLASINDIELDVS